The following coding sequences lie in one Bacillota bacterium genomic window:
- a CDS encoding ribosomal L7Ae/L30e/S12e/Gadd45 family protein, which produces MNKSKVLSTFGLAYKASKMVTGEEMCLDRIKKRKALLVFLAKDAGPNTTKRITDKASFYNVKLNTEFTSDELSNSTGKINRKALAITDANFVLLIEKALNE; this is translated from the coding sequence ATGAATAAATCAAAAGTATTATCAACCTTTGGATTAGCTTATAAAGCTTCCAAGATGGTAACCGGTGAAGAAATGTGCCTGGATAGAATTAAAAAAAGAAAAGCGCTTCTTGTGTTCCTTGCAAAAGATGCTGGACCTAATACAACAAAAAGAATTACAGATAAAGCAAGCTTTTATAATGTAAAATTAAATACGGAGTTTACAAGTGATGAACTAAGTAATTCAACGGGAAAAATCAACCGAAAAGCACTTGCAATTACCGATGCTAATTTTGTATTATTAATTGAAAAGGCATTAAACGAATAA
- the uvrC gene encoding excinuclease ABC subunit UvrC, producing MNQIIKQKLETLPELPGSYQMLDSNKNIIYVGKAKNLKSRVKSYFIGSHDQKTQTLVSNIEDFTYLITQTELDAFLLELSLIKEHSPKYNIMLMDDKSYPYIEITNELHPKIVITRKVTKKSKNIFGPFPDSYSARMTLNLLNRIFPMRKCFNLPKKVCLYYHIGQCIGPCVYPVSNDTYQGMIDKIKRFLNGNNQELLQDVKEKMLSHSLNLEYEKAKEYKDLMDSILKTTQQQQVIFKDLVDRDVFGYHQYDQFLAITILFMRQGKIIFSEASIFSFFDVAEESFIRFIIKFYETHPIPKEILLPRESDYTLLEQVINHKVISPARGSKANLIKMAKENASVHLQNNLDVYLKKHAKTIGAVDELAALLGITPPRRIEAFDNSNTMGTNPVSAMIVFSNGLPEKKEYRKFIVKTVIGADDYHTMQEVLYRRFQRMLMENTIWPDLIIMDGGIIQVHAAKAILDSLYLDIPIIGLKKDSNHKTDAIIDLNEQELKLDRHSNLYILLTKIQDEAHRFAISFHRNVQSKQIYASILDAIPKIGSVSKQKLLEKYKTIENIKMASAEELQTLGIAKDAIVNLKIALENYK from the coding sequence ATGAATCAAATCATAAAACAAAAATTAGAAACACTTCCAGAACTTCCTGGAAGTTATCAAATGCTTGATTCTAATAAAAACATCATTTATGTTGGAAAAGCAAAAAACTTAAAAAGTAGAGTAAAATCATATTTTATAGGTAGTCATGATCAAAAAACACAAACTCTAGTTAGTAATATTGAAGATTTTACTTATCTAATTACTCAAACAGAATTAGATGCATTCTTGTTAGAATTATCTTTAATCAAAGAGCATTCTCCTAAATATAATATTATGTTAATGGATGATAAAAGCTACCCATATATCGAAATTACAAATGAACTCCATCCAAAAATCGTCATAACGCGAAAAGTAACAAAAAAATCAAAAAACATTTTTGGTCCTTTTCCCGATTCTTATTCAGCAAGAATGACACTCAACCTTTTGAATCGTATTTTTCCTATGAGAAAATGCTTTAATTTACCAAAAAAAGTATGTTTATATTATCATATTGGGCAGTGCATCGGACCTTGTGTCTATCCTGTATCAAATGATACGTATCAAGGGATGATAGATAAAATCAAACGATTTTTAAATGGAAATAATCAAGAATTACTTCAAGACGTAAAAGAAAAGATGCTTTCTCACTCGCTAAATTTAGAATATGAAAAAGCAAAAGAATACAAAGATTTAATGGATTCAATCCTAAAAACAACGCAACAGCAACAAGTGATTTTTAAAGATTTAGTTGATCGAGATGTATTTGGATACCATCAATATGACCAGTTCCTAGCGATTACAATTCTTTTCATGCGTCAAGGAAAAATTATCTTTAGTGAAGCATCCATTTTTAGTTTCTTTGATGTTGCAGAAGAAAGCTTTATACGTTTCATCATCAAGTTTTACGAAACACATCCAATCCCTAAAGAAATTTTATTACCAAGAGAAAGTGATTATACATTGTTAGAACAAGTTATCAATCATAAAGTGATTTCTCCAGCAAGAGGAAGTAAAGCAAATTTAATTAAAATGGCAAAAGAAAATGCTTCTGTTCATTTACAAAACAATTTAGATGTCTATTTAAAAAAACATGCTAAAACAATAGGAGCTGTAGATGAACTTGCGGCACTTTTGGGAATAACCCCTCCAAGACGTATCGAAGCATTTGATAATTCTAATACGATGGGAACCAACCCTGTTTCAGCTATGATTGTTTTTTCCAATGGACTTCCAGAGAAAAAAGAATATCGAAAATTTATTGTAAAAACAGTGATTGGTGCAGATGATTATCATACAATGCAAGAAGTTTTATACAGAAGATTTCAAAGAATGTTAATGGAAAATACGATTTGGCCGGATTTGATTATTATGGATGGAGGAATTATTCAAGTTCATGCAGCGAAAGCAATTCTAGATTCTTTGTATCTAGATATTCCTATTATAGGGTTAAAGAAGGACTCAAATCATAAAACAGATGCCATTATAGATTTAAACGAACAAGAATTAAAATTAGACCGACATAGTAATTTATATATCTTATTAACAAAAATTCAAGATGAAGCACATCGATTTGCCATTTCATTTCATCGAAATGTTCAATCAAAACAAATTTACGCTTCTATTTTAGATGCGATTCCTAAAATAGGAAGTGTATCAAAACAGAAGTTGCTAGAGAAATACAAAACCATTGAAAACATAAAAATGGCTTCTGCTGAAGAGCTTCAAACTCTAGGAATTGCAAAAGATGCTATAGTTAATTTAAAAATAGCTCTAGAAAATTACAAATAG
- the rbfA gene encoding 30S ribosome-binding factor RbfA, with the protein MAKVDRLETLVQREVANIISHVVKDDLGFFTVTDVKITNELSYMYVYYTVFGGNDALEKTKEALERAKGFIKNQIALKVKMRKVPELIFRHDESYEKGKKVDDLIRKIK; encoded by the coding sequence ATGGCTAAAGTAGATCGTTTAGAAACACTTGTACAACGAGAAGTAGCAAATATTATTTCTCATGTAGTTAAAGATGATTTAGGTTTTTTTACAGTGACGGATGTTAAAATCACCAATGAACTATCTTATATGTATGTCTATTACACGGTGTTTGGTGGAAATGATGCTCTAGAAAAAACCAAAGAAGCATTAGAAAGAGCAAAAGGTTTTATTAAAAACCAAATTGCATTAAAAGTTAAAATGAGAAAAGTTCCTGAATTAATTTTCCGACATGATGAGTCTTATGAAAAAGGAAAAAAAGTAGACGATTTAATTCGTAAAATTAAATAA
- the priA gene encoding primosomal protein N': MIARVLVDVPSKAVDKLFDYIVPPLFESVLEIGMRLIVPFGHRELMGYCLEITNISEYEHELKPIIRLLDMESYLTKELIELAKIIQIDTSTVLIKVLETMLPSALKAIYRTKFQVISYDKLPLKLQSIFENSHIKYLNEEFNEALKEVKEAIFSGALKQIYDISSKSNPRYKKFVKLQDLNYSLSSEKHLKVVEYLKDKQEQKIEVNALLTKLQLTSSVLKTLEKYKVISIYSSEEYREIESIQENYNKEVTLNLEQEAAFQKIVLSLNESKTFLLHGITGSGKTEIYLKAIEEVLKRKKEVIFLVPEIALTPMMVNRFKGRFKNQVAILHSGLSVGEKYDEWRKIIRQEVSIVIGARSACFAPFTNLGLLVVDECHESTYKQDDMPKYYAIDVLNHRAKYYNIPVILGSATPSIESYARYKRGYYELLPLKNRAMNSFEPDLKVIDMKEEFKKGNQSLFSLELQEEIKIRLDKKEQVILLLNRRGYSTFVICRNCGHVFTCPNCDISLTYHETDHSLKCHYCGHKAELPKVCPKCGKEDLRYMGSGTQKIESELSSLFPNAKIIRMDNDTTRTKNAHEKLLVSFEMQGDILLGTQMIAKGLDFPKVTLVGIIQADSNLYSPDFRAPEKTFQLITQVSGRAGRHDLKGKVLVQAFNPNHYAIQYAIHDDYLGFYEYEMSLRKLAKYVPFYFLVQVLLTGEFIRDLFIAGKEIVRNLRTHLSNEAIVLGPALPLIAKIKNRYSCQIVIKYKKEPNLDLLLFETKEKYDTDTIFVSIDKSPTLG; the protein is encoded by the coding sequence TTGATCGCAAGAGTCCTTGTTGATGTTCCTTCTAAAGCCGTTGACAAATTATTTGATTATATCGTTCCACCACTCTTTGAATCCGTTCTTGAAATAGGAATGCGATTAATTGTACCTTTTGGACATCGAGAATTGATGGGATATTGTTTGGAAATAACAAATATTAGCGAATATGAACATGAATTAAAACCAATTATTCGCCTTTTAGATATGGAATCTTATCTTACAAAAGAGTTGATTGAACTTGCAAAGATTATTCAAATAGATACCTCCACTGTATTAATTAAAGTTTTAGAAACGATGTTGCCATCTGCTTTAAAAGCAATTTATCGAACAAAATTTCAAGTAATTTCTTATGATAAACTTCCATTAAAATTACAGTCAATATTTGAAAACTCACATATAAAATATTTAAATGAAGAATTCAATGAAGCTTTAAAAGAAGTAAAAGAAGCTATCTTTTCTGGAGCTTTAAAACAAATCTACGATATTTCTTCAAAAAGTAATCCAAGATATAAAAAATTTGTAAAGTTACAAGATTTAAATTATAGTTTAAGTTCTGAAAAACATTTAAAAGTCGTTGAATATCTAAAAGACAAGCAAGAACAGAAAATAGAAGTAAATGCACTATTGACGAAATTACAGCTAACAAGTTCTGTTTTAAAAACTTTAGAAAAATATAAAGTAATTTCAATCTATTCAAGTGAAGAGTACCGAGAAATTGAAAGCATTCAAGAAAATTACAACAAAGAAGTCACTTTAAATCTAGAACAAGAAGCCGCCTTTCAAAAGATTGTTTTAAGTCTAAACGAATCAAAGACCTTCTTACTACATGGTATTACAGGTTCTGGAAAAACAGAAATCTACTTAAAAGCCATTGAAGAAGTTTTAAAAAGAAAAAAAGAAGTCATTTTTTTAGTTCCAGAGATTGCTTTAACTCCGATGATGGTTAACCGATTCAAAGGTCGATTTAAAAACCAGGTAGCCATCCTTCATTCTGGACTATCTGTTGGAGAAAAATATGATGAATGGCGAAAGATTATTCGTCAAGAAGTTTCGATTGTCATAGGTGCAAGAAGTGCCTGTTTTGCGCCTTTTACCAATTTAGGTCTATTAGTAGTTGACGAATGTCACGAAAGCACATATAAGCAAGACGACATGCCTAAATATTATGCGATTGATGTGTTAAATCATCGAGCAAAATATTATAATATTCCCGTTATTTTAGGGTCTGCTACACCAAGCATAGAATCTTATGCAAGATATAAAAGGGGTTATTATGAATTACTTCCTTTAAAGAATAGGGCTATGAATTCATTTGAACCAGATTTAAAAGTAATTGATATGAAAGAAGAATTCAAAAAAGGAAACCAAAGTTTGTTTTCTCTTGAACTTCAAGAAGAAATTAAAATTCGTTTAGACAAAAAAGAACAAGTTATCTTATTATTAAATCGCAGAGGATATTCGACTTTTGTTATTTGTAGAAATTGCGGACACGTATTTACTTGTCCAAATTGTGATATATCGTTAACTTACCATGAAACTGACCATTCTTTAAAATGCCATTACTGCGGACATAAAGCAGAATTACCTAAGGTTTGTCCTAAATGTGGAAAAGAAGATCTTCGATATATGGGAAGTGGTACCCAAAAAATCGAATCGGAACTTTCTTCTTTATTTCCAAATGCTAAAATTATCCGAATGGATAACGATACGACAAGAACTAAGAACGCTCATGAAAAATTACTCGTTTCATTTGAAATGCAAGGCGATATCCTTCTTGGTACTCAAATGATTGCTAAAGGATTAGATTTTCCAAAAGTTACTTTAGTAGGAATTATTCAAGCCGATAGCAACCTATACTCTCCAGATTTTAGAGCACCTGAAAAAACATTCCAACTTATCACTCAAGTTTCGGGTAGAGCCGGAAGACATGATCTAAAAGGAAAAGTCCTTGTTCAAGCATTTAATCCAAATCATTATGCAATTCAATATGCGATTCATGATGATTATTTAGGATTTTATGAATATGAAATGAGTTTAAGAAAACTTGCAAAATATGTTCCTTTTTATTTTCTTGTTCAAGTTTTATTAACTGGAGAATTTATTAGAGATTTATTTATTGCAGGAAAAGAAATCGTACGCAATCTTCGAACTCATTTGTCAAATGAAGCTATTGTACTAGGACCAGCATTACCACTAATCGCAAAAATTAAAAATCGTTATAGTTGTCAAATTGTTATTAAATACAAAAAGGAACCAAATCTTGATTTGTTGTTATTTGAAACAAAAGAGAAGTATGACACGGATACTATATTTGTAAGTATAGATAAAAGTCCAACTTTAGGGTAG
- a CDS encoding MFS transporter — protein sequence MIHTNKVPLRAKLAYGVGDASFTFGTAITGFYLLIFLTNVVGLKGYLASAIIFLGFIWDAITDPIVGHYADKIKSKFGKRRKLMLFAMIPLGLSFFGIFGLSTLIATLSPTMLGLTSNSVMFVKAFLVLIIYLLFYFCYTLAYIPYISLINDMTKDYHERTKLTGFRMIFTIIATIVAVAIPDLIMGDITITHSGEKFILISAIFGILMVIILLISIFGTYELPNDEEVKTGKFSFYKSFFVCFKNKSFRQASLAFMFSLAAIFVLQDTIQYYVNYWLRSPEMFLPLAGSVLVLGFLSVPLWVIVSNKIGKRNTLFLGSLCWVVAFGMLLFLPIMPYDSVALFFQNEVYVVPQSMSDAIANFPWWGWIAVVILGLGMGNIHLTAYGMYPDAISIISSDSLEKEGSYFGAVSFLQKVGIGFATLLIGPILDLTGYIAKPSEEWFQALSLADMQIENTWLYLQGNESAPLAIKLTFCILPIILMILASISVKNYKIDHLLKTK from the coding sequence ATGATACATACAAATAAAGTACCTCTTAGAGCAAAACTAGCCTATGGAGTAGGAGATGCGTCTTTTACTTTTGGAACAGCTATCACTGGATTTTATCTCTTAATTTTTTTAACAAATGTTGTAGGTTTAAAAGGATATCTTGCTTCAGCCATTATTTTTCTTGGTTTTATATGGGATGCAATCACTGATCCAATTGTTGGTCATTATGCCGATAAAATTAAATCAAAATTTGGTAAACGAAGAAAATTAATGTTGTTTGCTATGATTCCTTTAGGTCTTTCTTTTTTTGGAATATTTGGATTGTCGACTTTAATCGCAACTCTTTCTCCAACTATGTTGGGATTGACTTCAAATTCGGTCATGTTTGTTAAAGCTTTTCTCGTCTTAATCATTTATTTATTATTTTATTTTTGTTATACGCTTGCGTATATTCCGTATATTTCTTTAATCAACGATATGACAAAAGATTATCATGAACGTACAAAATTGACTGGATTTCGCATGATTTTTACCATCATTGCTACGATTGTTGCCGTTGCCATTCCTGATTTGATTATGGGCGATATTACCATTACCCATTCTGGAGAAAAATTTATCTTAATATCGGCGATATTTGGAATTTTGATGGTAATCATATTACTGATTAGTATTTTTGGAACATATGAACTACCAAATGATGAAGAAGTAAAAACAGGGAAATTTAGTTTTTATAAAAGCTTTTTTGTTTGTTTTAAAAACAAAAGTTTTCGACAAGCATCGCTTGCTTTTATGTTTAGTTTGGCAGCAATCTTTGTTTTACAAGATACCATTCAATATTATGTGAATTATTGGTTAAGATCTCCAGAAATGTTTTTACCTCTTGCAGGGTCAGTATTAGTTCTTGGATTCTTGTCCGTTCCTCTTTGGGTAATAGTTTCAAACAAAATTGGTAAAAGAAACACTTTATTTCTAGGAAGTCTTTGCTGGGTTGTTGCTTTTGGAATGTTGTTGTTTTTACCTATAATGCCCTATGATTCTGTAGCGTTATTTTTTCAAAATGAAGTGTATGTTGTACCTCAATCGATGTCTGATGCCATAGCAAATTTTCCTTGGTGGGGTTGGATTGCTGTTGTTATCTTAGGCTTAGGAATGGGAAACATTCACTTAACTGCTTATGGAATGTATCCTGATGCGATAAGTATTATATCAAGTGATTCTTTGGAAAAAGAAGGAAGTTATTTTGGTGCAGTTTCCTTTTTACAAAAAGTTGGAATTGGATTTGCGACGTTGTTGATTGGTCCAATACTGGATTTGACAGGTTACATCGCAAAACCAAGCGAAGAATGGTTTCAAGCGTTATCATTAGCGGATATGCAGATTGAAAACACATGGTTATATCTTCAAGGTAATGAAAGTGCGCCTTTGGCTATTAAATTAACTTTTTGTATTTTGCCCATTATCTTAATGATTTTGGCAAGTATTTCCGTAAAGAATTACAAAATTGATCATTTATTAAAAACCAAATAA
- a CDS encoding ribonuclease J has protein sequence MQNHLFNSNEVGIFALGGLGEVGKNMYCVEYRDELIIVDSGLLFPDEYLMGIDYVIPDYTYLIENQDKIRGLFISHGHEDHIGGIPFLLRQVKIPVIYASGLSLGLIKNKLEDHPGIHANLIEYHEEDVIKFNHFSIGFFRTNHSIPDSFGIKIQTPIGNIVHTGDFKFDFSPTGTDSNYQKMASIGQEGVLCLLSDSTNSELEDFTTSEMVVAETIKDLFSSITGRIIIATFASNVHRVQQIVEASISSNRKVAVFGRSMEKNIEVGLKLGYIKAPQGTFLYSRNLVGINHKNLTILCTGSQGEPMAALTRIASSTHKQISLIPGDTVILSSSPIPGNQESVNKTINLLYKNGASVITQSPFADVHASGHGGQNELKLMLKLMKPRFFMPIHGEFRMLKMHSKLGIDTGVKKENTFVLDNGNVLAVSLEGARIAGQVPTSDVYVDGAAIGEIGSQVIKDRRELSEDGLLSVVLTINQLRKEVICAPTIISKGFIFMKDNEQMIKDLQEMALNVSDKFLVSNKKLNINGIKNDLSKTISKYVFQKTGREPMVMPVIMIL, from the coding sequence ATGCAAAATCATTTATTTAATTCTAATGAGGTCGGGATTTTTGCACTTGGTGGATTAGGAGAAGTCGGTAAAAACATGTATTGCGTGGAATACAGAGATGAACTCATTATAGTTGATTCGGGACTTTTGTTTCCGGATGAATATTTAATGGGTATTGACTATGTTATTCCAGATTATACCTATTTAATCGAAAACCAGGATAAAATTCGTGGTTTGTTTATAAGTCATGGTCATGAAGATCATATTGGAGGAATTCCTTTTTTACTAAGACAAGTAAAAATTCCTGTTATCTATGCTTCTGGCTTAAGTTTAGGACTGATAAAAAACAAACTCGAAGATCATCCAGGTATTCACGCTAATCTGATTGAGTATCACGAAGAAGATGTCATAAAATTTAATCATTTTTCGATTGGTTTTTTTAGAACCAATCACTCAATTCCAGATTCATTTGGAATCAAAATTCAAACGCCAATTGGAAACATTGTTCATACTGGTGATTTTAAGTTTGATTTTTCACCAACCGGAACCGATTCTAATTATCAAAAAATGGCAAGTATCGGACAAGAAGGTGTATTATGCCTTTTATCAGATTCTACAAACTCAGAACTTGAAGATTTTACTACTTCTGAAATGGTTGTAGCTGAGACAATTAAGGATTTATTTTCTTCAATTACTGGTCGAATCATTATTGCGACATTTGCTTCGAATGTTCATAGAGTCCAGCAAATCGTTGAAGCATCAATATCATCGAATCGTAAAGTAGCTGTTTTTGGTAGATCAATGGAAAAGAATATTGAAGTTGGATTAAAACTAGGGTATATTAAGGCTCCTCAAGGCACCTTTCTTTACAGCCGCAATCTGGTAGGCATCAATCATAAAAACCTAACCATTCTATGTACTGGTTCTCAGGGAGAACCGATGGCCGCCCTTACAAGAATCGCCTCAAGTACGCATAAACAAATTTCTTTAATTCCAGGAGATACAGTCATTCTTTCTTCTTCTCCAATTCCTGGTAATCAAGAAAGTGTAAATAAAACCATTAATTTACTATATAAAAATGGTGCTTCTGTAATTACTCAATCTCCATTCGCAGACGTTCATGCCTCAGGGCATGGTGGGCAAAACGAACTTAAATTGATGTTAAAACTGATGAAACCTCGATTCTTTATGCCAATTCATGGTGAGTTTAGAATGCTTAAGATGCATTCTAAATTAGGTATTGATACGGGAGTTAAAAAAGAAAATACATTTGTTTTAGATAATGGTAATGTATTAGCAGTATCGCTTGAAGGCGCAAGAATCGCCGGACAAGTCCCAACCTCAGATGTGTACGTTGACGGAGCCGCAATCGGTGAAATCGGCTCACAAGTCATAAAAGACCGTCGTGAGCTATCAGAAGATGGGTTGTTGTCTGTTGTTTTAACAATAAATCAACTACGAAAAGAAGTTATTTGCGCTCCAACCATTATTTCTAAAGGTTTTATCTTTATGAAAGACAACGAACAAATGATCAAAGATTTACAAGAAATGGCACTCAATGTATCAGATAAGTTTTTAGTTTCGAACAAAAAATTAAACATTAACGGAATAAAAAACGATCTTTCAAAAACAATAAGTAAGTACGTGTTTCAAAAAACAGGTCGTGAACCGATGGTAATGCCAGTTATTATGATTTTATAA
- a CDS encoding exonuclease domain-containing protein, whose translation MTEYVYGILHGVDEKKRIIAIKGRTRVRFYYMAKGMFLNFMLYFNPGIFIFMDVQKNSRRYRGLTVQNVINIEKILLPKAQHPKIYYDVSLIKSEIKTMINSQKPRIFLDFEMSMPPFRNYQNFVSEIIQVGLVLTDSSGTIIEKHSMFIKPVLHPEISDRTQKFLHIDQSDIINGVEYPVFYRLFQKLIRSNQPMVFVWGQNDQIELKKMNSIHQLIDFTPRVQFIDLLKMHKTYFGLKNDLGLFNAYKAYASVDLNTQMHDAFEDAMITKKVFDSFLDICNQNIDFVFPSENNE comes from the coding sequence ATGACAGAATACGTTTATGGGATTTTACACGGAGTCGATGAAAAAAAACGAATCATAGCAATTAAAGGTCGTACAAGAGTTCGATTTTATTATATGGCAAAAGGGATGTTCTTAAATTTCATGCTATATTTTAATCCGGGAATTTTTATATTTATGGATGTTCAAAAAAATAGTAGAAGATATAGAGGGTTGACGGTTCAAAATGTCATTAATATTGAGAAAATATTATTGCCAAAAGCTCAACATCCTAAAATATATTATGATGTTTCTCTTATTAAGTCTGAAATAAAAACTATGATAAATTCACAGAAACCTCGAATTTTTCTTGATTTCGAAATGTCAATGCCTCCTTTTAGAAATTATCAAAATTTCGTTTCCGAAATCATTCAAGTTGGATTGGTTTTAACAGATTCTTCTGGAACTATCATTGAAAAACATTCTATGTTTATTAAACCGGTTCTTCATCCTGAAATTAGTGACAGAACCCAAAAATTCTTACATATTGATCAGTCAGATATTATTAATGGAGTTGAATATCCTGTTTTTTATCGTTTGTTTCAAAAACTAATAAGAAGCAATCAACCTATGGTTTTCGTTTGGGGCCAAAATGACCAAATTGAGCTTAAAAAAATGAACTCAATTCATCAATTAATCGATTTCACTCCACGAGTTCAATTTATCGATTTACTAAAAATGCATAAAACCTATTTTGGTTTAAAAAACGATCTTGGATTATTTAACGCTTATAAGGCTTATGCCAGTGTTGATTTAAATACTCAAATGCATGATGCTTTTGAAGATGCAATGATTACAAAAAAAGTCTTTGATTCTTTTTTAGACATTTGTAATCAAAATATTGATTTTGTATTTCCAAGTGAAAACAATGAATAG
- the infB gene encoding translation initiation factor IF-2 produces the protein MANNRPNTKKKSNFTNKKPMEKKPIPVQKKPEVVDKTVYYKSTMTVLELAESLSRPVAEVIKKLMFMKIMASQTQSVNRETAELIAMDYGYEFKDEIMSDVSRFEEIEILDDVKDLVERPAVVTIMGHVDHGKTTLLDTIRHSRVVASEAGGITQHIGAYQVTRNNKAITFIDTPGHAAFTEMRARGARITDIIVLVVAADDGVMPQTKEAIDHAKASKCSIIVAVNKMDRPGVNPDRVKQELADLGLLPDDWGGETPFCYISALKGTGVDNLLDTIQLVAEMLELKANPKRNAVGTVVEAKLDKGRGPVATILILNGTLKIGDAFAVGSTYGKVRAMNDDLNQPISLAKPGAAIEIIGLNDVPFAGDPLMVFDDEKVTKDIASKRSNRLFTEEHSNRKPITLEEFFEKAEGNIKELRLIIKADTQGSIEAFKGSIEKINIEGTSIDIVRTGVGAITDTDVSLAEASNAIIIGFDVQAPSNIRETADAKGVEIRDYRVIYEALDDIEAAMKGLLDPVFEKQIIGEATVRETFSISKMGTIAGCMVLSGNIKRDSLVKLIRNGKVIFEGKISSLKRFKDDVKEVRQGFDCGIMIENYNDLKIDDIIEASVMKEVL, from the coding sequence ATGGCTAATAACAGACCAAATACCAAGAAAAAATCCAACTTCACAAACAAGAAACCGATGGAAAAGAAACCGATTCCTGTACAAAAAAAGCCTGAAGTTGTTGATAAAACAGTGTACTACAAAAGTACGATGACGGTATTAGAGTTAGCCGAATCTTTGAGTCGCCCAGTTGCAGAAGTTATTAAAAAACTAATGTTTATGAAAATCATGGCTTCTCAAACACAATCCGTTAATCGTGAAACAGCAGAACTTATCGCTATGGATTATGGATACGAATTTAAAGATGAAATAATGTCTGATGTATCCAGATTTGAAGAAATCGAGATTTTAGACGATGTCAAAGATTTAGTAGAAAGACCTGCAGTTGTTACCATCATGGGTCATGTTGACCATGGAAAAACAACTTTGTTAGATACCATAAGACATTCAAGAGTTGTAGCATCAGAAGCTGGAGGAATTACACAACATATTGGTGCATATCAAGTTACAAGAAATAATAAAGCCATTACTTTTATCGATACACCTGGACATGCTGCATTTACAGAAATGAGAGCAAGAGGTGCTAGAATTACCGATATTATTGTTTTAGTTGTTGCCGCGGATGATGGAGTTATGCCTCAAACAAAAGAAGCAATCGATCACGCAAAAGCTTCAAAATGTTCCATTATTGTTGCAGTGAATAAAATGGACAGACCAGGAGTAAATCCTGACCGCGTAAAACAAGAACTAGCAGATCTCGGACTACTTCCAGATGACTGGGGCGGCGAGACTCCATTTTGCTATATTTCAGCACTAAAAGGAACTGGAGTAGATAATTTACTTGATACAATTCAATTGGTTGCAGAAATGCTTGAATTAAAAGCAAATCCAAAACGAAATGCTGTTGGTACCGTAGTTGAAGCAAAACTTGATAAAGGAAGAGGACCAGTAGCTACCATTTTAATTTTAAATGGAACGTTAAAGATTGGTGACGCCTTTGCAGTTGGAAGTACTTACGGAAAAGTAAGAGCGATGAATGACGACTTAAATCAACCCATCTCACTTGCAAAACCAGGTGCTGCCATTGAAATTATAGGTCTTAATGATGTTCCTTTTGCAGGAGATCCTCTTATGGTTTTTGATGATGAAAAAGTTACCAAAGACATCGCTTCAAAAAGATCTAATCGTTTGTTTACAGAAGAACACAGTAACAGAAAACCAATTACTCTAGAAGAATTCTTCGAAAAAGCAGAAGGCAATATTAAAGAATTGCGCTTAATTATCAAAGCGGATACACAAGGTTCTATCGAAGCCTTTAAAGGTTCAATCGAAAAAATAAACATCGAAGGAACTTCGATTGATATCGTTCGAACCGGTGTTGGAGCGATTACTGATACTGATGTATCTTTAGCTGAAGCAAGTAACGCGATTATTATAGGTTTTGACGTCCAAGCTCCTTCAAACATTAGAGAAACCGCAGATGCAAAAGGTGTTGAAATTCGTGATTATCGAGTTATATATGAAGCTTTAGATGATATTGAAGCAGCAATGAAAGGCTTACTTGATCCTGTATTCGAAAAACAAATCATAGGTGAAGCTACTGTAAGAGAAACCTTCTCTATTTCCAAAATGGGAACAATTGCAGGGTGTATGGTATTATCAGGAAACATTAAAAGAGATTCTTTAGTAAAACTAATTCGTAATGGAAAAGTTATTTTTGAAGGAAAAATTTCTTCTTTAAAACGATTTAAAGATGACGTAAAAGAAGTGAGACAAGGGTTTGATTGTGGAATCATGATTGAAAATTATAACGATTTAAAAATTGACGACATTATAGAAGCTTCGGTAATGAAAGAGGTGCTTTAG